CCGATGTCATTATCGTAGGGCGCGGCGGGGGTTCTTTGGAAGAACTATGGGCTTTTAATACAGAGATTGTAGCCCGGAGCATTTTTGCGTCCTCTATTCCTGTTGTTTCGGCGGTGGGCCATGAAACCGATTTTACCATTGCCGATTTCGTTGCTGACTTGAGGGCCCCGACACCATCGGCTGCAGCCGAACTTGTAGCTCCAAATTACCTGGAATTGGTTCAGAGGTTCGCTGAACTGCAGGAAAGGCTTGTACTCGGGATAAATTTTTATCTACAGAAAAACAGGAATAGGCTGGAGGTCTGCATGAAAAGCAGGGCTATGAGCAGACCTATGGATTTGATACAAAGTCTTGTCCAGAAACTGGACTATACTGTGGTCAGATTGGAGCAGGCTATGCGTGGGTTCCATAGAGAAAAGGGAAACCGGTTTCGGGTTGCCTGTGCCGGCTTAAACAACCTGAATCCTTTGGCTACATTGGAAAGAGGTTATGCCGTATGCCGGGATAAAGTTACCGGCAGTCCAAAAACTACAATCAGCCAGTTTCGGGTAGGAGAAACAGTAGAAATAATTCTCCGGGACGGTTTGGTGGATTGTACCGTTGAAAGAACAGAGGAGGGAAATTCATGAGCGGGGAGCAGGAGTTTAACCTGGATATAGAAAACTTTGAGGAAGCCATAAACCGTTTGGAGGAAATAGTCAAAACACTGGAAGAAGGCAATATTGGTCTGGATGAAGCTTTGCAGAAGTTTGAAACGGGGGTTCGTTTATCCAGGTACTGCAATAATAAATTGACAGAAGCTGAAAGAAAAATCAATATGCTGATCAGGGAAAATGATGGGACATTTTCCGTTAAACCTGTAAACCCTACGGAGGATTTCAATGAATAAAAAAGCTTTTTTAAAGGAACTGAAAAGAAAAGTAAATATAATAGAAGATGCATTAAGCCAGTATTTACCTGGTGAAGACGAGTACCCGGAAACCATTCACCAATCAATGCGGTATAGTATGCTTGCCGGCGGGAAAAGGCTCCGCCCCGTTTTGGTTTTGGCTGCTGCCGAAGCAGTGGGCGGAGATGTTAAAAAAGTTATTCCGGCGGCTTGTGCCATTGAAATGATTCATACCTATTCCCTTATTCACGATGACCTTCCGGCTATGGATGATGATAACTACCGAAGGGGAAAACCAACTAATCATGTTGTTTATGGGGAGGCTATTGCCATTTTAGCGGGCGATGCTCTCCTTACTTTAGCCTTTGAAGTTTTAAGTTCTTTGGTGGAGGAGCCCGGTATAGCCCCGCAAAAAGTACTGCGCGTAATCAAAGAAATAAGTTTAGCCGCTGGGTCTAGGGGGTTAATAGGTGGTCAGGTTGTGGACATCGGGTCCGAAAATCTCGACATTTCAGCAGAGACACTGAAATATATTCATATTAATAAGACCGGCGCCTTATTTAAGGCTGCTCTGAAAACAGGCGCTATTTTAAGCTCAGCCAGTGAAGAACAAATTACTGCTCTATCCCGGTATGCTCATTTCCTGGGACTGGGTTTCCAGATAACCGATGATATTCTGGACATTGAGGGCGATACAGAGAAACTTGGCAAACCGGTAGGCAGTGATATCAAGAAAAAGAAAGCCACTTATCCATCTATTTTCGGTCTACAGGAAGCCAAGCAAATGGCTCGGGAGGCAGTGGCAGAGAGCCTTATGTCGTTGGAAGGTTTTGATGAAAGGGCAGATTTTCTCAGGGAAATGGCCAGGTATTTGCTGGAGCGGGATAATTAGTGGGAATAAAGATACGGCTCAAAGAGATTTTGGGATATACACGGTGGAAGTCATTTTTGGAACAGTGTAGGGCATTACCATAGCTTTATTAATATAAGCAACTAAAACGGTCAAATTAAGTCGAAATCGGTTAAAATAAAAGAAGCAGGGGAATTGACCTGAATTGAAGAATAATTTAATATGTGTTATAATTAGTTCGCTTTTTCAGCAGAGTATTATTAAAAAATTCAATAGGTGGCGCAGTATCCTAGTCAGAATCCCTACTTCGAAGGCGGGGCTAAAAATCCGCTAAAGGGCACATCGATGAAGTTCCTGGTTTCGGCTGCCGACGCCCAGTCGGGGGTCGGGGCTGGGAGTAAGGAGGAAGGGCGATCTACAATGGCATGTAGGCGTTGACCCAGCCTCCGTGGAGGCCTGTAATCCGGACGATAAGAGATTCGGGTTACAGGATAAACCTACAAAAGATTCTGTTTTTGAAACAGAGTCGAGTGTAGCGTAGCCTGCCTTGAGTGGTGTTGGTGGATTACGGGTTATCAGGCGCTTTGGATTCGGGCCCGATTCCAAAGGGCTTGCTGTTTGAAACCTCCACTGCAAAAGAGGCTAGAAGTAGTTCGTTTCTGTCGAGGAAAACTCCTAGGCTGTTCAACCGGACGGTTGAGGTGCGCTGGGGATTAAAGTATGGACTCAGTGGTAATCCAGTCCTGTACAGGGCGACCGTACAGATTCGTCATAAAGGGAAACCGCCGACATGGCAACGTGTCGGAGACGGATGGGAAAACCTACTGGACCTAAGCCATAACATTTACTCAGCGTATTGCCACCTGACCTTACATATCTGGCGCCGGAACATGGACCGCCAGCTTGCTGTATGAGGTGAAAATGGTTGGGTGATAACAGGGCAACCTCTTTGAAATCAGCCTTAATTATTGGGATAGGAACCTTTTTTCTTGCATCTTTTTTCAGCTTGTTTTCCGAATTAGTACTGCCAAAAATTCAAATACTTTTACTGTCTTTTCTTTTTTTATTTTTAATTATCTTTCTGGGGATAATCTTTGACATTATTGGGATAGCAGCGGCCGCAGCCAATGAACGTCCCTTTCATGCCAAAGCAGCCAAAAAGGTAAAGGGTTCGGTACAGGCTATTAAAATAGTGCGGAATGCTGACAGAGTGGCCAGTTTTTGCAATGACGTGGTGGGAGATATATGTGGCACGGTAAGCGGGGCTTTGGGCGCAGCCATTGTTTTTCAGGTTGTACTAAACCATCCGGGCTTCAACGAGTCAATTTTATCAATAATAATGACGGGGTTGGTTGCTGCTCTGACGGTTAGCGGTAAGGCTCTTGGCAAGAAGAAAGCCATAGCAGAGGCCGACCATATTGTTTTCCGCGTTGGACAGGCCCTGGCCTGGATGGAAAACGTAATGGGCGTGGATCTGTTTTCCAGGAAAAGTAGCAGGAAGCATAAAGACAGGAGAAGGTGAAAACTATGGAAACCCCCCTGTTGAATCAAATTAAAACACCAGAGGATTTAAAACGTCTTTCATTGGATGACTTGAATATCCTGGCCAGGGAATTAAGGCAAAAATTGATTCATGTGGTATCCAGGACAGGCGGTCATTTGGCGCCCAACCTGGGAGTAGTTGAACTGACCCTGGCCCTGCACTATGTCTTCGATGCGCCGAGAGATAAAATTGTATGGGACGTAGGCCACCAGTCTTACGTACATAAGTTACTTTCAGGCCGGCAACAGGAATTTGACACTCTCCGGCAATACGGGGGGTTAAGCGGATTTCCAAAGAGAAGCGAAAGTGAATATGATTCCTTTAATACCGGCCACAGCAGTACTTCTATTTCAGCCGTATTGGGTATGGCGTTGGCTCGCGACCTGAAAAAAGAAAATTTTCATGTAATTGCTGTGATAGGCGATGGAGCCTTAACGGGCGGTATGGCTTTTGAGGCCCTGAATCATGCCGGACACCTAGGGACGAACATTATTGTAGTCCTGAATGATAATGAGATGTCCATCTCGGAGAACGTAGGAGCTTTATCCGGCTACCTGAGCAGGATGAGAACGGATCCCATGTATAACCGGCACAAGGAAGAGATGGAAAATTTATTAAAGAAAATACCGTCTATCGGCCCGACGGTTTTTAAGGCCATCGAAAGGATTAAGGACAGCTTTAAATATCTGGTGGTTCCCGGTATGATTTTTGAAGAACTGGGCTTCACTTATTTAGGTCCCATTGATGGGCATAATATTATGGAAGTGAAAACAGTGCTGGAAAGGGCCAAAAGAACTAAAGGGCCTATTATGGTACATGTGGTGACCTGTAAAGGGAAGGGATATGAACCGGCGGAAAAAAACCCCGACCGTTTTCATGGGATCGGTCCTTTTAACATAAATACCGGGGAGCCTGTTTCCGCCTCCAGTGTTGTTTCTTATACGGAGATATTTGGGAAGACTCTTTGTCAACTGGCGGCCGACGATGAGCGTTTATTGGCTATTACTGCGGCTATGCCTACGGGGACGGGCCTAACCAGGTTTGCGGAATTATTTCCTGATCGTTTCTTTGACGTTGGTATTGCCGAACAGCATGCGGTAACCCTGGCTGCCGGTTTGGCCACAGAAGGATTCAGGCCGGTGGTGGCAATTTACTCCACATTCCTGCAGAGGGCCTATGATCAGATTCTTCATGATGTAGCCATGCAGGATTTACCGGTGATTTTTGCCGTTGACCGGGCCGGATTGGTTGGCGAGGACGGTGAAACCCACCAGGGGATTTATGATTTTGCATATTTACGCCATATACCCAATATGGTGATTATGGCGCCTAAGGATGAAAATGAACTGCGGTTCATGTTAAAAACAGCTCAGTTGCTGGATAAACCAGTTGCAATCAGGTATCCGAGGGGAAGCGGCATCGGCGTGCAGATAAGCGAAGAGATCAAGGACATTCCGGTTGGAAAAGCTGAAGTTTTGCGGGATGGAAAGGATATTGCCCTATTTGCTGTCGGTCCCTTAGTATACGAGGCTTTGGCAGCTGCGGAAAGTCTCCATGAGCACGGTATAGAGGTAGCGGTGGTGAACTGCCGGTTTATAAAACCGCTGGATGTGGAAACAATAACGGAATACACCCGGAAAACCGGTAGGGTAATTACATTGGAAGAGCATGCCCTGGAGGGGGGCTTTGGCAGCGCTGTTTTAGAGCTGTTACAGGAACAGGGGCTACGGGCTCATGTGGAAAGGATAGGACTACCCGACCGGTTTATAGAACAGGGCGCTCTCCGGGTTCTCAGGGAGAAATTTGGTTTGTGCCGGGATAATATTGTTAAAGTAGGGCTTAAAATGGCAGCCACGAAAAAACTTGTTCCGGCAAAAATGAAACTGCTCTCCAAGTTGTAGGTGATAAACACATGGAAAAAATGAGACTGGATATGCTGCTTGTTGAAAAGGGCCTTTTCCCGTCGCGGGAAAAGGCCAAATCTGCCATTATGGCCGGTTTGGTTTTTGTTGACGGCCAAAGGGTGGATAAAGCCGGGACCACTGTCTCTGTGTCTGCTGATATTGAGGTGCAGGGTAACCCCATTCCCTATGTCAGCAGGGGAGGGCTTAAATTGGAAAAAGCTATTAAAGAATTTTCTGTCCGGCTGGAAGGGAAAATAGTTATGGACATTGGGGCCAGTACAGGCGGCTTCACTGATTGCGCTCTCC
The Thermincola ferriacetica DNA segment above includes these coding regions:
- the dxs gene encoding 1-deoxy-D-xylulose-5-phosphate synthase, which codes for METPLLNQIKTPEDLKRLSLDDLNILARELRQKLIHVVSRTGGHLAPNLGVVELTLALHYVFDAPRDKIVWDVGHQSYVHKLLSGRQQEFDTLRQYGGLSGFPKRSESEYDSFNTGHSSTSISAVLGMALARDLKKENFHVIAVIGDGALTGGMAFEALNHAGHLGTNIIVVLNDNEMSISENVGALSGYLSRMRTDPMYNRHKEEMENLLKKIPSIGPTVFKAIERIKDSFKYLVVPGMIFEELGFTYLGPIDGHNIMEVKTVLERAKRTKGPIMVHVVTCKGKGYEPAEKNPDRFHGIGPFNINTGEPVSASSVVSYTEIFGKTLCQLAADDERLLAITAAMPTGTGLTRFAELFPDRFFDVGIAEQHAVTLAAGLATEGFRPVVAIYSTFLQRAYDQILHDVAMQDLPVIFAVDRAGLVGEDGETHQGIYDFAYLRHIPNMVIMAPKDENELRFMLKTAQLLDKPVAIRYPRGSGIGVQISEEIKDIPVGKAEVLRDGKDIALFAVGPLVYEALAAAESLHEHGIEVAVVNCRFIKPLDVETITEYTRKTGRVITLEEHALEGGFGSAVLELLQEQGLRAHVERIGLPDRFIEQGALRVLREKFGLCRDNIVKVGLKMAATKKLVPAKMKLLSKL
- the xseB gene encoding exodeoxyribonuclease VII small subunit — translated: MSGEQEFNLDIENFEEAINRLEEIVKTLEEGNIGLDEALQKFETGVRLSRYCNNKLTEAERKINMLIRENDGTFSVKPVNPTEDFNE
- a CDS encoding polyprenyl synthetase family protein; the protein is MNKKAFLKELKRKVNIIEDALSQYLPGEDEYPETIHQSMRYSMLAGGKRLRPVLVLAAAEAVGGDVKKVIPAACAIEMIHTYSLIHDDLPAMDDDNYRRGKPTNHVVYGEAIAILAGDALLTLAFEVLSSLVEEPGIAPQKVLRVIKEISLAAGSRGLIGGQVVDIGSENLDISAETLKYIHINKTGALFKAALKTGAILSSASEEQITALSRYAHFLGLGFQITDDILDIEGDTEKLGKPVGSDIKKKKATYPSIFGLQEAKQMAREAVAESLMSLEGFDERADFLREMARYLLERDN
- the xseA gene encoding exodeoxyribonuclease VII large subunit, whose protein sequence is MTVAELNNYIKEKLEGDLFLNNIWLKGEISNFKFHYSGHMYFTLKDAQATIKCVMFRSRCSNLKFLPENGMGVVARGRVGVYERDGQYQLYIEEMQPDGIGTLYIAFQQLKEKLEKEGLFNQELKKKIPRLPKRVAVVTSPTGAAVRDIITVLHRRCPHIEILLIPVAVQGENAPPEIARAIEMVNAYGQADVIIVGRGGGSLEELWAFNTEIVARSIFASSIPVVSAVGHETDFTIADFVADLRAPTPSAAAELVAPNYLELVQRFAELQERLVLGINFYLQKNRNRLEVCMKSRAMSRPMDLIQSLVQKLDYTVVRLEQAMRGFHREKGNRFRVACAGLNNLNPLATLERGYAVCRDKVTGSPKTTISQFRVGETVEIILRDGLVDCTVERTEEGNS